Within Synechococcus sp. NB0720_010, the genomic segment GCCAAGGGCGGTGGCGTGCGCCAGGCCGCGGTGTAACCCAGAGCCAAGGGATGGGGAATCCCTGCAGCGACGGCCATGCGCAGATCACTGTTGGCGTCGCCGATCAGGGCGCAGCGGCGCGGTTCAACGCCGAGCTCCGCGCACAGCCCGTGGACCGCCTCCGGGTCGGGTTTGCGCGGTCGATGCTCGGCGCTCCAGAGCCCGCAGAAGTAATCCCGCAGTCCATGGGCCCTGAGGAAGTGCTCAATGCCGGCCATGTCGTCGTTGCTGATCACAGCGCAACGCACCCCGGCCAACCGCAACTGCTCAAGCCAAGGCAGAAGGCCCTCGGTCGTCGCGCTCGTGGGCAGCGGGGCATCCGTGGAGCGGCGGGCATCCACGGCATCAGCCTCGGCAAAGACCCGCTCACTGAGGGCCAGCGCCTCGGGCCAGCCCAGACCGACCTGAACCAAGGCGGTGGCCGTCGCGATCAGGTTGTGATCGCGGCTAGCCACCGCCGTGATCCCCGCGGGACAGACGGAATCGGCACGCAGGCCATAGGCCCGTTGCAGCAAATCCTTGAGCGGCTCACGCCGCTCGGAGCTGACCAGCTCCAGACAGAGAAAAACCCTGGCTTCCGCCAGGGTGAGTAGCTGGGGCTCACTGATGCTGAGGGTGCCGTCCTTGTCGAACAGCACCGCATCAATGGCTCCAAGCTCCGTGCCACGCAACAGGAGCTCAGCCATGGCTCAGCTTCACTCGTAACCCATTTCGCCGTCTTCAGCCTGCTCAAGCAGCATCTGCTTGTAGCGAGCGGCCATTTCCTCAGCCTTCTCGAAGACCTTCTGGGGATCGGTGAGCATGTCACCGGGCTCGGGCTCGAGGGCTTTGGTCGAGAGGGAGATACGACCACGCTCGGCGTCGAGGTCGATGATCATGACCTTCATCTGGTCATTGACATTGAGGACCGTGTGAGGGGTCTCAATGTGCTCGTGGCTGATCTCAGAGATGTGCAGCAGGCCGCTGACACCGCCGATGTCGATAAAGGCGCCGTAGGGCTTGATGCCGCGGACGGTACCGATGACCACTTCGCCCACTTCCAGGCGGTTCATCTTGCGCTCCACCAGGGCGCGGCGATGGCTGAGGACGAGGCGGTTGCGCTCTTCGTCCACCTCAAGGAACTTCAGGGGCAGGAACTCAGCAACCAGCTCTTCCTTGGGCTTGCGGGTGCTGATGTGGCTGCCGGGGATGAAGCCACGCAGACCTTCCACACGCACCAGTGCACCACCACGGTTGGTGGCAAACACTTCGCTGTAGATGGTGGCGTCTTCCTTCTGCAGCTGACGAACACGCTCCCAGGCGCGCTGGTACTCGATCCGGCGGATCGAAAGGGTGAGCTGACCATCCTCGTTCTCTTCGCTGAGGATGAAGAACTCGCGCTCTTCGCCGGGCTCGAGCACGTCGCTGATGTGCTCAACACGGTTGATCGACACCTCCTGCATGGGCATGAAGGCGGCGGTCTTGGCGCCGATGTCAATCATCGAGCCCTTGGGCTCGATGGCGAACACGGTGCCCTTCACCACGTCGCCAGGCTTGAAGTTGTAGTCGTACTTGCTCAGCAGCGACGCGAACTCATCCAGGGTGAAGCCAACGCCGTCGAGATCGCGGGCCACAGCACGGCTGCTGGGGTCGTCGGCGCTGGGCACCTCTTCCGGAATATCCAGATCGAGCTCAGCAGCAGCGTCAACCACGTCTTGATCGACAGCCTCAACGGCCACGTCGGTCTCGCTGGTGTTGAGATCGGAAGGGGTCACGGTCATGGAGAGTCGGCGGACTGCCCGAGGCAGCGCGAAGGAACCGATGCGTCAGCCGCCACCGACGCAGGGGAATCCAAAACTATAGAGGTCAGCTGCGGACGGGCCCTTCAGGCGTCTCTAACCAACCGCTGCCAAGGATTTGCCCTTGGGCTTGCGGTTCAGACCGTCCAAGGTGGCGACGAAATCGGCAACGCTCTGAAACTGGCGGTAGACCGAGGCAAACCGGATGTAGGCCACATCGCTCATCCCCGCCAGGTGCTGCAGGGCTAATTCGCCGATGTCCTTGCTGGAGACTTCGCGGCCCGTGCGCCCCTGAAGCTCCAACTCCAGTTCATCGACGACCAGCTCAAGACGGCTGGGCTCGAGCCCGGTTTTATCGCAAGCCCGCAGCAGACCATGCAGCAACTTGCTGCGATTGAAGGCCTCACGATTCCCACTGCGCTTCAAGACCGTGATCGGTGCCGTCTCCACCCGCTCGTAGGTGGTGAAGCGGAACTCGCAGTTCAGGCACTCCCGACGGCGACGCACACTCCGGCCGGTGTCCGCGGAACGCGATTCGAGAACGCGGCTATCGGTGTGCTGACAGGAGGGGCACTGCATGCCCGAGATTCCGCCCGAGAAGATGCTCAAGTTTAGACAGAACAATTGCCTTTGAGAAGGGCTGCCGCAACTTGGGTCTTGCCAAGCAACAGGCCAACTCCCTGGTCGAGCCCGTGAGACTCAGGTGTCAATCAAGATCCCGCCAAGTCGAAATGAGATTGCCTTAAGGGAAGCCACGGCGTTCAAGCAACAAAAAACCCCCGCTTTTGGCGGGGGTCGTTGAACTCCTGAGAGTCAAATCACTTGCCGATCTTCGGGGGATCGCGGAAGGCGATCGCGAAAAACAGGGTGGAGATGGCTAACGCCAGGATCAGGATGTAAGCGAAGCTTTCCATGAGTTACCTCCGAGGCGCTCAGCTGAGGGTGGTGCCTGCGGGGGGCACATAGCCCTCCGGCAGACGACGGGTGGAACGGTCGCCCAGTTTCTGGAACAGACCGAACTCAACCTGCTCACCGAGATCGGGGTCGATACCGGCGAACACATCGCGGTAGAGGGTGCGAGCACCGTGCCAGATGTGACCGAAGAAGAACAGCAGCGCGAAGCAGGCGTGTCCGAAGGTGAACCAGCCGCGGGGTGAACTGCGGAAGGTGCCGTCAGAGTGATAGGTCTCACGGTCGAACTCGAAGGCTTCGCCGAGCTGGGCCTTACGAGCCAGGCGCTTCACGTCAGCAGGATCGGTGAAGGTCTGACCGTTGAGGGCGCCGCCATAGACGGTGGCGGTCACGCCGGTCTGCTCGAAGGAGTACTTCGCTTCAGCGCGGCGGAAAGGAATGTCAGCGCGGACGATGCCCTGGCTGTCTTCCAGAACCACAGGGAAGTTCTCGAAGAAGTTGGGCAGACGACGCACCTCGAGATCACGCCCCTGGCTATCGGTGAAGGACACGTGTCCGAGCCAGCCGGTGGGCAGGCCATCACCGTTCACCATCGGACCCACTCGGAACAGGCCGCCTTTGGCAGGGCTGTTGCCGACGTAGTCGTAGAAGGCGAGCTTCTCAGGAATCTGGGCGTAGGCCTGTTCCTTGGTGGCACCGTTGTCCAGAGCGGTCTGAACGCGGCGGTTGATCTCGGTCTTGAAGTAACCCTGGTCCCACTGGTAGCGGGTCGGGCCAAAGAGTTCGATCGGGGTCGCTGCAGCGCCGTACCACATGGTTCCGGCCACGATGAATGCGGCAAAGAACACAGCGGCAATGGCGCTGGCGAGAACGGTCTCGATGTTGCCCATCCGAAGAGCCTTGTAGAGGCGCTCGGGCGGACGAGTGGTGATGTGGAAGATGCCGGCAATGATGCCGACGATGCCTGCGGCGATGTGGTGGGCAACGATGCCACCGGGGTTGAAGGGGTTGAAGCCCTCAGGTCCCCAAGAGGGTTGAACCGCTTCAAGGTGGCCGGTGACGCCGTAGGGGTCAGAGACCCACATACCGGGGCCGAACACACCGGTCAGGTGGAACGCACCAAAACCAAAGCAGCCAAGGCCAGCAAGCAGCAGGTGGATGCCGAAGATCTTGGGGAGGTCCAGAGCAGGCTCGCCAGTGCGAGGGTCCTGCCAGATCTCCAGATCCCAGTAGGTCCAGTGCCAGATGGCGGCCAGCATCAAGAGGCCACTAAAAACGATGTGAGCAGCTGCCACACCTTCGAAGCTCCAGAAGCCGGGGTCAACACCGGTGGCACCGGTGATGCTCCAGCCGCCCCAGCTATCCGTCACGCCCAGGCGAGCCATGAACGGCATGACGAACATGCCCTGGCGCCACATGGGGTTGAGCACCGGGTCGGAGGGATCGAAGATGGCCAGCTCATAGAGCGCCATGGAGCCGGCCCAGCCAGCAACCAAGGCAGTGTGCATGAGGTGCACGGCGAGCAAACGGCCCGGGTCGTTAATCACGACCGTGTGCACCCGATACCAGGGCAATCCCATGGGGGTCAGGTCCGAGGAAACAATCCAGCCTTCCGCTTCAGAAAACCGAAATCGGAAGTCAGCGCGATCAGGGTTTGCCAGCGAAAGCCAGCAGACACTTGATCCGTGCTCGCGATCGTAAGGGGTTCAGCTGACGGAACGTTTTGATCGCCGCCGAGCTGAAACGTGCCGTGACGGGAAAACGACGCTGGGGCCCAAAGGCGTGGCCCCACCCGCGGCGGCGCGGTTACAAATCGCAATCCATTCCCTCAGAATGGAGGAATTCCGAACCTCCAGCCATGCCGGTCATTCGTTTTGTTCGCGAGGGGCGGGATGTGGAGTGCTATCCGGGCGAGAACCTGCGCGAGGTCGCCCTGCGCGAGGGACTTGAGCTGTATGGCCTGAAAGGACAGCTCGGGAACTGCGGCGGCTGCGGGCAGTGCATCACCTGTTTTGTTGATGTGGTGGGCGAAAGCAGTCCCGGCAGCCTCAGTGGCCGGACCGCCGTCGAGGAGCAGAAACTGCGCCGCCGTCCCCAGACCTGGCGCCTGGCCTGCCAAACCCTGGTCCAACAATCGGTGCTGGTGCTGACCCGGCCCCAGGTGCGTTTTGGGGACGCCGAGGCGCGCATCGCTGCGGCCAAAGCCAGCCCTCTACCCGCCGGACCCACGGCCTGGCCCGAGCCGGAGCCCCAAGACGAGGACAGCCTGGAATCCGCTGAGGACGCCGAAAGCACAACGAGGGATGAAGAGGCCTGATCAAGCCCCGTTGGCGGTGATACGGTCACCGAGCTCAAGACTTTTGCGATGGAAACCAACGACCTCGGCTTCGTCGCCAGCCTGATGTTCGTGCTGGTTCCGACGGTGTTCCTGATTGTTCTGTACATCCAGACCAGCAGCCGCCAGAGCTGACCGCTCCAGTTCAATGGTTCCGAAAAACCCTGGACGCATCCATGTGATGCATCCGGGGTTTTCTTTGTCTCAGTTCTGAATCAGCAGCAGAACAGCGAAAACCCCCTAGGGCCTGGAGTCCTAGGGGGTTTCTTCGTACTCGAGTCAGCCGCGACTGCAGGCGGCTACTGACGCCCTTCGGGTTCGCGCACCAGAAGAACCGGAGCCGGTGCATGGACCCTGATGTAGTCGCTCACCGAGGACCCAAGCAGACGATCGATATCGACCAGCCCGCGGGCCACCAGGGGACGACGGTCCTGCGAAGCAATCACGACCAAGTCAGCCTTGTGCTCTTCAGCGGCCTGACAGAAGCCGCGTCCGATGTCACCGGTGCCGTGGATCGCCTTCATCTCCACACCAAAGCCGCGGGCGCGCTGGACAGCCTTATCGAGCAACTCGTCGGCAGGGGTTGAACCGCCACGGGAAGGCGCGATGTCCTGGCGGCTGATGTGAACGCCGAGCAGGCTGCTGCCGGGCACATCACGCACTAATTCACAGGCCAGCTTCAGGGCATCGTCGCCAACCCCAGTGCCATCGATCGCCACCATCACGCGGTTGATGTGACGGACATAAAGGTCGTCACGCACCAGCAACATCGGGCGAGTCGAGAGCTGGAAGACGTACTGGCTGGCGCTGTTGCTCAGGATCGACTGGAGCCGGCCCAGGCCCCGCGAGCCCATCACGATCAGGTCGGCATCAAGCTCATCGGCCACCTTCAAGACCGTTTGCTTGGTGTCGCCCTGGCGAATGATCGTGTTGACCTCCGAAGGATTCAGCCCCAGCCGCTGAACGGCTTCAGCAACAATTCCAGCGGCTTTTTGGGAGTGCTCGGCATAGTCCTGACCCGCCTGCTCAGCGACGACATGGAGCAGATTGATGCGGGCCTGACGCACGGTTGGAATGTCGCGCAGCATGCGCACCATTTCCTCAACGTGACCTTTGCCTGAATCGGCGATCAGAAGATTGCGAAACACATCCCAGGGGCGCGTTGGGGCAGCCTATGGCTGAATTGCGCGCAACCTCGACTTGTGCCAGAGACCGTGACGGAGCAGCAACATGACCGCCCCTGGCGCCTCAAGCGCTCGGTCCTGCCGCAACACACCGACCATGCCGGAGTGATGTGGCATGGCAGCTACTTGGCCTGGCTTGAGGAAGCCCGGGTCGAGGCCCTCCGTCAGGCGGGACTGGCCTACAGCGCTCTCTCTGAGCGCGGCCTGGAACTACCGGTTGTCTCACTGCAGATCGATTACCGCCAAGCCCTCCTTCATGGCGAGCACGTACAAGTGCTGAGCTGGGTTCTGCCGCAACAGGGGGTCAAGCTGCCCTGGCGCAGCCAGTTCATCAAGACGGACGGCAGCGTCGCCGCCGAGGCGCGCGTGGAGCTGGTCCTGGTGGACCTCAGCCAAGGCCCAGGGCAGCGGCGATTGCTGCGCAGGGCACCTGAGGATCTGCGCGAGGCCCTCGCGCAACTCAGGGCAGGCCCAGGACCAGACTCAACCGTCTCGCTATAGTACAGACGTACTGTAGCGATTCAGTGGGTCAGCTCGTTCATGCCCCCTTCTGCGCCAGCCAGGAGCGAGGGCGGCCCCTCAGGATCCACTCGGGAGAGACCTCCCGGCTCTGGCGATCGATCTGGAGCCGCTGTCCCGGTGTGGGCCGGCGGCGGTTGGAGCAACTTGAAGGCCTGTTTGGAAGCCTGCATCAGGCTTGGCAGGCAACCGGCCAAGAGCTGGAACACGCCCTGAGCGGAACGCAGATCAATGCCAGAGCTCTGCAGCGCATCGAGCTCTATCGCCAACAGCTCGGGCCATCCCCCCTGAGCGATCCACCCACCCCCGATGAACGGCGTCGGTGGGGCGGCCAGCGCTGCCTCATGCCTGGAGACCCGGCTTTCCCACGGACTCTGGAGGACTTCGATCAACCCCCTCTGGCCTTGCATTGGGCCGGGCAAGGGAGCATCTGGGCTCCGCTGCGGCAGCGCCGCGCCGTTGCCGTCCTCGGAACCCGGCGCCCCTCGAAACATGGGCTCGCCATGGCCCAGGCCATTGGCCGAGCCCTAGCGCAGGCGGGATGGCCGGTGGTGGCTGGGCTATCGGAGGGCATTCAGGCGGCGGCCCATCAAAGCTGCCTCCAGGCGGGTGGAACGCCGGTGGCTGTCCTTGGAACACCGATCAATCAGTCATCGCCACGGGGGTTGGCCGGGTTGCAACAGGACATCTCAGCCCAGGGGCTGTTGCTCTCCGAATGGCCTGAGGGGACGGCATCACGGGCTGCCCATTTCAGCTTGAGACAACGCCTGGAGGTGGGCCTGGTGCAGGCCCTGGTCCTGGTCGAATGCCCGCAGCAGAGCGCAGCACTCCACACCGCGGAGTTGGGCTGGTCGCAAGGGGTTCCACTTTGGGTCGTCCCCGCCGATGCCGGACGCAGCAGTGCGGCTGGCAGCAATCGCCTGCTGGCCAGGGGAGGTACGCCCCTGCTGGATCCAGCGGACCTGGTCAAGCATCTGGGATGTGGCCCGAGGATCAAGCCGGTTCGGCCGCCGATGCCAAGGACGCACGCGACGTTGCTGCGGCGCGAGGCGGCCCTCATGGGAGCCCTCGGTCAGGGTGCAACGCTTGAGCAGCTCTGCCATTCACTGCGACTGAGCCCGGTGGGAATCAGTCAACGGCTGCTGCAACTGGAGCTGGCCGGATTGGTACGCAGCGCACCGGGGCTGTGGTGGCATCCCTGCTGAGACAGGGCTTCATAGGCTGATCCAATGGCGGAGTTGCTCACGGCTAAGGCAGTGCTGAGCTGGAGGCAGGCGATGCTCGGCCAGGGAGGCGAGAGCAGCGCGCTCGATTGGTTGCTCGATCTCAAGGGCGGGCTGCGCTGGCAGCAGTTACAAGCGCTCAGGCTCTACCCCGAATCCGAAATTGTGCTGGAGCAGGACCTCGGCACGCTCGAGCAGATCTGGAATCAACACCTCGAGCAGGCCATCCCCCTTCAGTACCTCGTTGGCCGCTGTCCCTGGAGGGACATCGAACTCGAAGTCGCACCAGGCGTGCTGATCCCTCGGCAAGAAACTGAAGTGCTGGTTGATCTGGCCTTGGACTGTGCCAAGGGGGCTCAACTGGGTTCAGCCCCGCGATGGGCGGAGCTCGGCACTGGCTCAGGCTGCATCGCCATCGCTCTGGCGAAGGGACTACCGAACGCCCAGGGGTTCGCCGTCGATCGTTCTGCCGAAGCGCTGCGGCAGGCAGAGAGGAATGCCAGAGAGATCCTGGGCTCGGCCTGCCTGGACTTCAGAGAAGGTGACTGGTGGGACGCGATCCGAGATCAGTGGGGCCAGCTGGATCTGGTGGTGAGCAACCCGCCCTACATCCCGGCTGCGGTCTGGGCGCAGCTCGAACCTGTGGTGCGTGAGCACGAGCCCGAACTTGCACTCAATGGGGGCAGCGATGGCTTGGAGGCCCTGCGAACCATTGCTGCAGGAGCAGCACTTGGCCTAGCGCCAGGGGGATGGCTACTGCTTGAGCATCACTACGACCAGAGCAGGGCTGTACTGGAGTTGCTCGAAGCGGCTGGACTGGTGAATGTGCAGGCCCACAAAGACCTCGAGGGGGTGCAGCGCTTCGCCAAGGCTCAGCGGCCACTCCAACCAGAGCAGAACCGGCCGTGAACCAATCCCTTGAGGCCGATCAATTCGCCGCTGTACTGCAGCAAGGCCAAGCCGGGGTCTTCCCGACGGACACCCTGCCGGCGCTGGCCACCAGACCAGAGCACGCCTCGCTGCTCTGGACGATCAAGGAGCGGCCTCAAAACAAGCCAGTGATCCTGATGGGTGCTGATGCTGAACAGCTCTTCAGCAACCTGGGGATGACGCCTGAACCGAACTGGTTGGGGCTAATCGAACTGCACTGGCCCGGAGCCCTGACGCTAGTGGTACCGGCTGAAGGGGAGCTGCTGGAACAACTCAATCCGGGGGGCTCAGCCCTGGGCCTTCGCGTTCCGGCCTGCGAGCAGGCCCGAGAGCTGCTGCGATTGAGCGGCCCCCTCGCCACCACGAGCACCAATCGCTCGGGAGAAGACCCCTGCACAAGCGCTGAAGAGGTGCAGGCGCGATTCCCCCAGTTGCTGCGCTTGGCCCCCGAACCCTGGCCAGCGCCCTCGGGGCAGGCCAGCACAGTGATCGCGCTGGAGCCAGGAGACGGTTGGCGCTTGCTGCGCGCTGGTGCTGTGATGCCCCAAGAGCTCCTGAGCTAAGCGGCCATGGCTTGGTTGCCCCTTCTACTGGTGGTCCTGCTGAGCCTGCATCAATGGCTGTTTCAGCCCCTGCAGGTGCTCAGCGCTGCTGTGTTTGAACTCAGGCCGCTGCCTTGGCTGATCCTTGCTGGCCTGGCCTGGCTACTCGCCGGCAACGGACCGACTGCGAAGCATTAGGTCAGGCCCCAAACCGCGCGAGAAGCCAAAAAAAAGCCCCCGGCTGAGCCGGGGGCGCTTGGTCGTCCCTCAAGGGATGCAAGTGTGCGGGTGATCGCTAAGGATCAGCCGAACTTGCCAGAGGTGGAAGCGATCAAGAAGGCGGCGTAGGTCACGAAGTAGCCCACGGTGAAGTGAGCCAGACCAACCACACGGGCCTGAACGATCGAGAGAGCCACAGGCTTGTCGCGCCAGCCCACCAGGTTGGCGAGCGGGGTGCGCTGGTGAGCCCAGACGATGGTCTCGATCAGTTCCTGCCAGTAACCGCGCCAGGAGATCAGGAACATGAAGCCGGTGGCCCAGATCAGGTGACCGAACAGGAACATCCAGGCCCAGACGGCGAGGTTGTTCGTGCCGAACGGGTTGTAACCGTTGATCAGCTGAGAGGAGTTGAGCCACAGGTAGTCGCGGAACCAGCCCATCAGGTAGGTGCTGGATTCGTTGAACTGAGCCACGTTGCCCTGCCAGATAGCGAGGTGCTTCCAGTGCCAGTAGAAGGTGAGCCAACCCACGGTGTTCAGGGCCCAGAAGACAGCCAGATAGAAGGCGTCCCAGGCACTGATGTCGCAGGTACCGCCACGGCCGGGGCCGTCGCAGGGGAAGGAGTAGCCGAAGTCCTTCTTGTCGGGCATCAGCTTCGAGCCACGGGCATCCAGAGCACCCTTGACCAGGATCAGGGTGGTGGTGTGCAGACCCAGGGCGATGGCGTGGTGCACCAGGAAGTCACCAGGGCCGATCTGCAGGAACAGATCGTTGCCACCGTCGTTGATGGCGTTCATCCAACCGCCCATGTAGGCGGCGCTGGCATTGCTAGCGGCGCTAGCGCCATTGGAGAGGAGCACGTCGAAGCCGTACATGGCCTTGCCAGAGGCGGCCTGCACGAACTGTGCGAAGACGGGCTCAACCAGGATCTGCTTCTCGGGGGTACCGAAGGCAACAACCACGTCGTTGTGGACGTAGAGGCCCAGGGTGTGGAAGCCGAGGAACAGGGAGACCCAGCTCAGGTGGCTGATGATCGCTTCTTTGTGCTCGAGCATCCGAGCAAGAACGTTGTTCTTGTTGGCCTCGGGGTCGTAGTCACGGATGAAGAAGATCGCACCGTGAGCGAAGGCACCGCACATCAGGAAGATGGCGATGTACTGGTGGTGGGTATAGAGGGCAGCCTGCGTCGTGTAGTCCTTGGCGATAAACGCGTAGGACGGCATCGAATACATGTGCTGCGCCACCAGGCTGGTCACAACGCCCAGGGAAGCCAGGGCCAGACCGAGCTGGAAGTGGAGCGAGTTGTTGATGGTGTCGTAAAGACCCTTGTGGCCAGCGCCCAGGTCACCAGGGGTGCCATTGGGGGGGTTGTGAGCCTCGAGGATCTCGCGGATCGAGTGACCGATACCGAAGTTGGTCCGGTACATGTGACCGGCGATCACGAACAGACAGCCAATCGCCAGGTGGTGATGGGCAATGTCGGTCAGCCAGAGGGCCTCACTTTGGGGGTGGAAACCACCCAGGAAGGTGAGGATCGCGGTGCCAGCGCCTTCTGAGGTACCAAACACCTGATAGGCGGTGTCGGGGTTCTGGGCGTAAACGCCCCAGTTACCAGTGAAGAAGGGAGCCAGGCCTGCCGGGTGAGGCAGCACGTTCAGGAAGTTGTCCCAACCCACGTGTTGACCACGGGATTCGGGAATGGCCACGTGAACCAGGTGACCGGCCCAAGCGATGGAGCTGAAGCCGAACAGCACCGCGAGGTGGTGGTTCAGGCGGGACTCAGCGTTCTTGAACCAGGCCAGGGAAGGCCGGAACTTGGGCTGAAGGTGGAGCCAGCCAGCGAACAGGGCCCAAGCAGACAGGATCATCATGAAGATGGAACCCTGGTACAGCTCGGCGTTGGTGCGCATGCCGATCGTGTACCACCAGTGGTACACGCCGGAGTACGCAATGTTCACCGGGGAGGAGGCGCCTGCCTGGGTGAAGGCAGTGATGGCGCCTTGGCCGAAGTGGGGATCCCAGATCGCGTGAGCGATGGGACGGACATGCAGAGGATCGGCGACCCACTGCTCGAAGTTGCCCTGCCAGGCGACGTGGAACAGGTTGCCCGAAACCCAGAGGCCGATGATCGCGAGGTGACCGAAATGGGTGGAGAAAAGCTTTTGGTAAAGCTTTTCCTCCGTCATTCCGTCATGGCTCTCGAAGTCGTGAGCCGTGGCGATCCCGTACCAAATACGACGGGTTGTCGGGTCCTGTGCCAGACCCTGGCTGAACGAAGGAAATTTCGTTGCCATTGGGAAAGGTCAGGAGAGGTCAGCCGACC encodes:
- a CDS encoding 30S ribosomal protein S1; translated protein: MTVTPSDLNTSETDVAVEAVDQDVVDAAAELDLDIPEEVPSADDPSSRAVARDLDGVGFTLDEFASLLSKYDYNFKPGDVVKGTVFAIEPKGSMIDIGAKTAAFMPMQEVSINRVEHISDVLEPGEEREFFILSEENEDGQLTLSIRRIEYQRAWERVRQLQKEDATIYSEVFATNRGGALVRVEGLRGFIPGSHISTRKPKEELVAEFLPLKFLEVDEERNRLVLSHRRALVERKMNRLEVGEVVIGTVRGIKPYGAFIDIGGVSGLLHISEISHEHIETPHTVLNVNDQMKVMIIDLDAERGRISLSTKALEPEPGDMLTDPQKVFEKAEEMAARYKQMLLEQAEDGEMGYE
- the nrdR gene encoding transcriptional regulator NrdR, which produces MQCPSCQHTDSRVLESRSADTGRSVRRRRECLNCEFRFTTYERVETAPITVLKRSGNREAFNRSKLLHGLLRACDKTGLEPSRLELVVDELELELQGRTGREVSSKDIGELALQHLAGMSDVAYIRFASVYRQFQSVADFVATLDGLNRKPKGKSLAAVG
- a CDS encoding photosystem II reaction center protein T, with product MESFAYILILALAISTLFFAIAFRDPPKIGK
- the psbB gene encoding photosystem II chlorophyll-binding protein CP47 produces the protein MGLPWYRVHTVVINDPGRLLAVHLMHTALVAGWAGSMALYELAIFDPSDPVLNPMWRQGMFVMPFMARLGVTDSWGGWSITGATGVDPGFWSFEGVAAAHIVFSGLLMLAAIWHWTYWDLEIWQDPRTGEPALDLPKIFGIHLLLAGLGCFGFGAFHLTGVFGPGMWVSDPYGVTGHLEAVQPSWGPEGFNPFNPGGIVAHHIAAGIVGIIAGIFHITTRPPERLYKALRMGNIETVLASAIAAVFFAAFIVAGTMWYGAAATPIELFGPTRYQWDQGYFKTEINRRVQTALDNGATKEQAYAQIPEKLAFYDYVGNSPAKGGLFRVGPMVNGDGLPTGWLGHVSFTDSQGRDLEVRRLPNFFENFPVVLEDSQGIVRADIPFRRAEAKYSFEQTGVTATVYGGALNGQTFTDPADVKRLARKAQLGEAFEFDRETYHSDGTFRSSPRGWFTFGHACFALLFFFGHIWHGARTLYRDVFAGIDPDLGEQVEFGLFQKLGDRSTRRLPEGYVPPAGTTLS
- a CDS encoding 2Fe-2S iron-sulfur cluster-binding protein produces the protein MPVIRFVREGRDVECYPGENLREVALREGLELYGLKGQLGNCGGCGQCITCFVDVVGESSPGSLSGRTAVEEQKLRRRPQTWRLACQTLVQQSVLVLTRPQVRFGDAEARIAAAKASPLPAGPTAWPEPEPQDEDSLESAEDAESTTRDEEA
- the psbM gene encoding photosystem II reaction center protein PsbM; its protein translation is METNDLGFVASLMFVLVPTVFLIVLYIQTSSRQS
- a CDS encoding universal stress protein; the encoded protein is MFRNLLIADSGKGHVEEMVRMLRDIPTVRQARINLLHVVAEQAGQDYAEHSQKAAGIVAEAVQRLGLNPSEVNTIIRQGDTKQTVLKVADELDADLIVMGSRGLGRLQSILSNSASQYVFQLSTRPMLLVRDDLYVRHINRVMVAIDGTGVGDDALKLACELVRDVPGSSLLGVHISRQDIAPSRGGSTPADELLDKAVQRARGFGVEMKAIHGTGDIGRGFCQAAEEHKADLVVIASQDRRPLVARGLVDIDRLLGSSVSDYIRVHAPAPVLLVREPEGRQ
- a CDS encoding thioesterase family protein translates to MTEQQHDRPWRLKRSVLPQHTDHAGVMWHGSYLAWLEEARVEALRQAGLAYSALSERGLELPVVSLQIDYRQALLHGEHVQVLSWVLPQQGVKLPWRSQFIKTDGSVAAEARVELVLVDLSQGPGQRRLLRRAPEDLREALAQLRAGPGPDSTVSL
- a CDS encoding DNA-processing protein DprA, whose translation is MGQLVHAPFCASQERGRPLRIHSGETSRLWRSIWSRCPGVGRRRLEQLEGLFGSLHQAWQATGQELEHALSGTQINARALQRIELYRQQLGPSPLSDPPTPDERRRWGGQRCLMPGDPAFPRTLEDFDQPPLALHWAGQGSIWAPLRQRRAVAVLGTRRPSKHGLAMAQAIGRALAQAGWPVVAGLSEGIQAAAHQSCLQAGGTPVAVLGTPINQSSPRGLAGLQQDISAQGLLLSEWPEGTASRAAHFSLRQRLEVGLVQALVLVECPQQSAALHTAELGWSQGVPLWVVPADAGRSSAAGSNRLLARGGTPLLDPADLVKHLGCGPRIKPVRPPMPRTHATLLRREAALMGALGQGATLEQLCHSLRLSPVGISQRLLQLELAGLVRSAPGLWWHPC
- the prmC gene encoding peptide chain release factor N(5)-glutamine methyltransferase, which encodes MAELLTAKAVLSWRQAMLGQGGESSALDWLLDLKGGLRWQQLQALRLYPESEIVLEQDLGTLEQIWNQHLEQAIPLQYLVGRCPWRDIELEVAPGVLIPRQETEVLVDLALDCAKGAQLGSAPRWAELGTGSGCIAIALAKGLPNAQGFAVDRSAEALRQAERNAREILGSACLDFREGDWWDAIRDQWGQLDLVVSNPPYIPAAVWAQLEPVVREHEPELALNGGSDGLEALRTIAAGAALGLAPGGWLLLEHHYDQSRAVLELLEAAGLVNVQAHKDLEGVQRFAKAQRPLQPEQNRP
- a CDS encoding L-threonylcarbamoyladenylate synthase, coding for MNQSLEADQFAAVLQQGQAGVFPTDTLPALATRPEHASLLWTIKERPQNKPVILMGADAEQLFSNLGMTPEPNWLGLIELHWPGALTLVVPAEGELLEQLNPGGSALGLRVPACEQARELLRLSGPLATTSTNRSGEDPCTSAEEVQARFPQLLRLAPEPWPAPSGQASTVIALEPGDGWRLLRAGAVMPQELLS